A part of Candidatus Nanopelagicales bacterium genomic DNA contains:
- the ppk2 gene encoding polyphosphate kinase 2 has protein sequence MPHHYLDIEAVMDLHDIIASLQDLEDDEFTERGLSVAGTWDEVDDPILIGPDGTPIDTWREGYPYEERMTRREYEYSKRLLQIELLKMQSWIKESGQRLCLVFEGRDAAGKGGTIKRFMEHLNPRGATVVALDKPSERERGQWYFQRYSKHLPSAGEIVLFDRSWYNRAGVERVMGFCTDGQYEEFMRQVPEFERMLVRTGIILIKFWFSVSRKEQVTRFTIRRIDPVRQWKLSPMDLASLDRWEAFTEAKEAMFWYTNTEHAPWTVVRSNDKKRGRVEAMRWVLSQIDYPEKDNSVVGAPDSQIVGSPSVVYETGEDTGRVFPTLGWGESQAPGVTSGEGNVR, from the coding sequence TTGCCGCATCATTACCTCGACATCGAAGCCGTGATGGATCTGCACGACATCATCGCTTCGTTGCAGGACCTTGAGGATGATGAGTTCACCGAGCGCGGCCTTTCCGTCGCTGGGACTTGGGACGAGGTGGACGATCCCATCCTCATTGGGCCGGATGGGACACCCATCGATACCTGGCGCGAGGGCTACCCATACGAGGAGCGGATGACCCGGCGCGAGTATGAGTACTCCAAGCGGCTGCTGCAGATCGAACTGCTGAAGATGCAGTCGTGGATCAAGGAGAGCGGGCAGCGCCTGTGCCTGGTGTTCGAAGGCCGCGACGCCGCCGGCAAGGGCGGCACAATCAAGCGCTTCATGGAGCATCTGAATCCGCGCGGCGCCACTGTAGTGGCGCTCGACAAGCCAAGCGAGCGTGAGCGTGGACAGTGGTATTTCCAGAGGTACTCGAAGCACCTTCCCAGCGCCGGCGAGATCGTTCTGTTCGACCGCTCCTGGTACAACCGGGCTGGCGTCGAGCGCGTCATGGGCTTCTGCACGGACGGGCAGTATGAGGAGTTCATGAGGCAGGTGCCAGAGTTCGAGCGGATGCTCGTCAGGACCGGAATCATACTGATCAAGTTCTGGTTCTCGGTGTCCCGCAAGGAGCAGGTCACGCGGTTCACGATCCGGCGCATCGACCCGGTGCGTCAGTGGAAGCTCAGCCCCATGGACCTAGCGTCACTGGACCGCTGGGAGGCGTTCACGGAAGCCAAAGAGGCGATGTTCTGGTACACGAACACCGAGCACGCACCGTGGACCGTTGTGCGCAGCAACGACAAGAAGCGTGGCCGGGTGGAGGCCATGCGCTGGGTTCTGAGCCAGATCGACTATCCCGAGAAGGACAACTCCGTCGTCGGGGCTCCCGATAGCCAGATCGTCGGTTCGCCCTCGGTGGTGTACGAGACTGGCGAGGACACCGGCCGAGTGTTCCCCACGCTGGGGTGGGGAGAGTCTCAGGCGCCCGGCGTGACTTCCGGCGAGGGCAACGTCCGATAG
- a CDS encoding ferrous iron transport protein A, with protein MPLPASLDQVPIGQSCSIRPNPHMHDRVVRRLAVMGLPPGTLVQVIAHATSGARILGIGASRLAIDSQVAKQLEVDLVGGGPA; from the coding sequence ATGCCACTGCCAGCTTCACTCGATCAAGTGCCGATCGGCCAAAGTTGCAGCATCCGCCCCAATCCACACATGCACGACCGCGTCGTTCGGCGCCTGGCCGTGATGGGTCTGCCTCCGGGAACCCTTGTCCAAGTCATCGCCCACGCCACGTCGGGAGCCCGGATTCTCGGCATCGGAGCCAGTCGGCTCGCGATCGACTCACAGGTGGCAAAACAGCTGGAGGTTGATCTCGTCGGCGGAGGACCCGCGTGA
- the feoB gene encoding ferrous iron transport protein B: protein MKSTMLSKSCGCESASDTLVLDDTATIGLLGNPNSGKSTLFNAMTGAQRSVGNWPGTTVEIGRGSAKLPGGHKVRVLDLPGAYSLDAHAPDEELTRDLILTSERPELVVILVDATSLERGLFLVSELREHRCRLLVVVTMTDVAAKRGLTIDTDALAVKIGVPVVAIDPRRREEAGPLMDAAEAALLATLPEDLPAGPADEDPLAREERRFAWIQDAARAAMVSPETARVTWSDRVDRIVTAPVLGMFVFLAVMWLIFQATTTLAVPLQDALDSYVVVPASDLTQQGFDAVGLGASPVAGFLVNGLIAGVGTVLTFVPLMAIMFVLLALLEDSGYLARAAMVTDRLMRRIGLPGKAFIPLIVGFGCNVPAISGVRVLSDAKHRLLTALLIPFTSCSARLTVYVMVAAAFFGSNAGTVVFLMYVISVVLIVLVGYALRKTLIRAMGSEPLIIDLPAYHRPTLRLVWSVTWVRLRAFLKTASGIIVTTVIVVWVLSSVPAVAGYSFADVPVQDSAYARAADTVAPVFAPAGFGEWHAASALMTGFVAKEAVISSWAQTYSVTEPEDPADPGTLGDQVRASFDASSGGHGSAAALAFLVFLLAYTPCMATVGTQRREIGWRWTLTGMAIQLAVAWTLAVAVFQIARAIGS, encoded by the coding sequence GTGAAGTCCACGATGCTGAGCAAGTCCTGCGGTTGCGAATCCGCCAGCGACACGCTCGTCCTCGATGACACCGCGACCATTGGGCTTCTTGGGAATCCGAACTCGGGCAAGTCAACGCTTTTCAACGCGATGACCGGGGCCCAGCGAAGCGTCGGCAACTGGCCAGGCACGACAGTTGAGATCGGTCGAGGTTCTGCCAAGCTGCCCGGAGGACACAAGGTCCGCGTTCTCGACCTGCCGGGCGCCTACAGCCTGGACGCGCACGCTCCCGACGAAGAGCTCACCCGGGACCTCATACTCACGTCGGAACGCCCTGAGCTTGTCGTCATTCTCGTCGACGCCACGAGTCTCGAACGCGGGCTGTTCCTGGTCTCGGAGCTTCGCGAGCACAGGTGCCGCCTGTTGGTCGTGGTGACCATGACCGACGTCGCGGCGAAGCGTGGCTTGACCATCGACACAGACGCGTTGGCAGTCAAGATCGGTGTCCCGGTCGTCGCCATCGACCCGCGGCGTCGCGAGGAAGCCGGGCCGTTGATGGATGCCGCCGAAGCGGCTCTGCTCGCCACGCTCCCCGAGGACCTGCCTGCTGGACCTGCCGACGAGGATCCGCTCGCGCGTGAAGAGCGGCGATTCGCGTGGATCCAAGACGCCGCCAGAGCCGCCATGGTGAGCCCTGAGACCGCGCGGGTGACCTGGTCGGACCGCGTCGACCGCATTGTCACCGCTCCGGTACTCGGGATGTTCGTCTTCCTCGCCGTGATGTGGCTGATCTTCCAGGCGACCACGACACTCGCGGTCCCGCTGCAAGACGCGCTGGACTCCTATGTAGTCGTGCCGGCATCGGACTTGACCCAGCAGGGGTTTGACGCCGTCGGACTAGGCGCCAGCCCCGTCGCTGGGTTCCTCGTCAACGGACTCATCGCCGGTGTCGGGACCGTGCTGACGTTCGTACCCCTCATGGCGATCATGTTCGTGCTGCTAGCGCTGCTTGAGGACTCCGGATACCTGGCCCGCGCCGCCATGGTGACCGACAGGCTGATGAGGCGGATCGGGCTGCCCGGCAAGGCCTTCATCCCCCTCATCGTCGGATTCGGATGCAATGTCCCAGCTATCTCGGGTGTGCGTGTGCTGTCGGACGCCAAACACCGACTGCTCACGGCGTTGCTGATTCCGTTCACGTCATGCTCGGCCCGGCTGACTGTCTACGTGATGGTCGCCGCGGCCTTCTTCGGCTCCAACGCGGGAACCGTTGTGTTCCTCATGTACGTGATCTCTGTGGTTCTGATCGTCCTGGTGGGCTACGCCCTCCGCAAGACCCTGATTCGCGCCATGGGATCCGAGCCTTTGATCATCGATCTGCCCGCCTATCACCGCCCGACGTTGCGGCTCGTCTGGTCCGTGACGTGGGTACGGCTGCGCGCGTTCCTGAAGACCGCCTCGGGCATCATCGTCACTACTGTCATCGTTGTCTGGGTCTTGTCGAGCGTTCCCGCCGTTGCCGGGTACTCGTTCGCCGACGTACCAGTACAGGACAGCGCCTACGCGAGGGCCGCGGACACTGTGGCGCCCGTGTTCGCGCCAGCGGGATTCGGGGAGTGGCACGCGGCAAGCGCCCTGATGACGGGATTCGTCGCCAAGGAAGCTGTGATCTCGTCGTGGGCGCAGACCTACTCAGTGACCGAGCCGGAGGACCCCGCGGATCCGGGCACCCTGGGCGACCAGGTCCGCGCCAGTTTCGACGCCTCGTCCGGGGGTCACGGGAGTGCGGCGGCCCTAGCGTTCCTCGTCTTCCTGCTCGCCTACACGCCGTGCATGGCGACAGTGGGTACCCAGCGCCGAGAGATCGGCTGGCGCTGGACGCTCACGGGAATGGCGATTCAGCTCGCCGTCGCCTGGACATTGGCCGTCGCGGTCTTCCAGATCGCGCGCGCGATCGGATCATGA
- a CDS encoding DUF3662 and FHA domain-containing protein, with amino-acid sequence MGLLESFEQRLDQMVNGTFAKAFPDVVEPVELATGIQKEMDTRAAIVGRGRTVVPNVFNIDLATEDLARLDVLTDEMRAELALVARQYAAEQRYTFLGAVDVRFREESSLTKGVFRIHSQAEADAGEAPKPQPPITPRDATGHPRLVIGTASYPLTRSHTRIGRGTGADIQIDDTGVSRAHAEIILGLPVIIRDLGSTNGTLVDGRSVAESPLHNGAHIQVGSTVITYREM; translated from the coding sequence ATGGGGTTGCTGGAGAGCTTCGAGCAGCGCCTCGACCAGATGGTCAACGGGACTTTCGCCAAGGCATTCCCGGACGTAGTCGAACCAGTGGAGCTGGCTACGGGGATCCAGAAGGAGATGGACACCAGAGCCGCGATCGTCGGTCGAGGTCGCACAGTCGTGCCCAACGTGTTCAACATCGATCTGGCCACAGAAGACCTGGCTCGCTTGGACGTTCTTACCGATGAGATGCGCGCCGAGTTGGCCCTCGTCGCCCGGCAATACGCGGCCGAGCAAAGATACACGTTCCTCGGAGCGGTGGATGTCCGGTTTCGCGAAGAGTCGAGTCTGACAAAGGGAGTCTTCAGGATTCACAGCCAAGCCGAAGCGGACGCGGGCGAGGCCCCCAAGCCACAGCCACCGATCACCCCAAGGGACGCGACGGGGCATCCCAGGCTCGTCATAGGGACAGCCTCCTACCCACTCACGCGCAGCCACACCCGAATCGGGCGCGGCACTGGCGCGGACATCCAGATCGACGACACCGGGGTTAGCCGGGCGCACGCTGAGATCATCCTGGGTCTGCCGGTGATCATCCGTGACCTCGGGTCGACGAACGGCACTCTGGTGGACGGAAGGAGCGTGGCCGAGTCGCCCCTCCACAACGGAGCCCACATTCAAGTGGGATCTACGGTGATCACCTATAGGGAAATGTGA
- a CDS encoding FHA domain-containing protein: protein MSELALTLLRLGFLVLLWVGVLTTLSVLRRDLRAPREARPAALAGGGAIPVTPQPARRARSGRASRIVVTEGALAGTVVPLGGATVTIGRAQDCTLVLDDDYASNKHCQIYSSSGEWVVEDLNSTNGTWLEKTRITRPTVLHMGVPLRIGRTVMQLRK from the coding sequence ATGTCCGAACTGGCACTGACCCTGTTGCGACTCGGCTTCCTCGTCCTGCTGTGGGTAGGAGTGCTGACCACGCTCAGCGTTCTGAGGCGCGACCTGCGAGCCCCACGGGAGGCACGGCCCGCCGCGTTGGCCGGCGGGGGCGCGATCCCAGTCACTCCACAACCCGCCCGGCGCGCGAGGTCGGGCCGGGCATCACGGATCGTGGTCACCGAGGGCGCCCTGGCCGGGACGGTTGTCCCATTGGGCGGAGCCACTGTGACGATTGGGCGGGCGCAGGACTGCACCCTGGTCCTGGATGACGATTACGCGTCCAACAAGCACTGCCAGATCTACTCATCCAGTGGGGAATGGGTCGTGGAAGACCTCAACTCCACTAACGGAACGTGGCTTGAGAAGACCCGGATAACCCGTCCAACCGTCTTGCACATGGGCGTTCCCCTGCGCATAGGGCGCACGGTCATGCAGCTGCGGAAGTAG